A region from the Deltaproteobacteria bacterium HGW-Deltaproteobacteria-18 genome encodes:
- a CDS encoding nitrogenase, whose translation MANTYVSTTNACKMCTPMGAALVFKGIENAVPFLHGSQGCATYMRRYIISHYREPVDIASSALGEKSAVYGGGPNLKKGILNVMRKYDVDLVGVATTCLTETIGDDVGRYLFEFREEFADLPLPELVHVATPSYSGTHMEGWHAAVRSLADQVVKERGTPHDGVNLLPGFLSPADYRFLRELGERSGVRFTMLPDLSRTMDGVIWDDYHSLPDGGTPVADIRAMGGAAGTIEFGMSGGLTESASAVLERKFGVPARKTMIPIGLRATDAFMDTLSEFAGCDMPEKDAFDRGRLLDAMVDGHKYIFGKRAVVYGEEDFVIAMCSFLGEIGIQPVLAATGTQGERFGEAVIDALGDVCVTMPVIRSGADFKDIEEEAADLAPDLLVGHSKGYKMARASNIPLIRVGFPIHDRFGGQRILHVGYEGALSLYDMLVNAVLEKSQDECPVGYGYL comes from the coding sequence ATGGCTAACACTTACGTTTCCACCACCAATGCCTGCAAGATGTGCACGCCCATGGGCGCGGCCCTGGTTTTCAAGGGCATCGAGAACGCCGTCCCCTTTCTGCACGGCTCCCAGGGCTGCGCGACCTACATGCGCCGCTATATCATCAGTCATTACCGCGAACCAGTGGACATCGCCTCCTCGGCCCTGGGCGAGAAGAGCGCGGTCTACGGCGGCGGACCGAACCTCAAGAAGGGCATTTTGAACGTCATGCGCAAGTACGATGTGGATCTGGTCGGCGTGGCCACGACCTGCCTGACCGAGACCATCGGCGATGATGTTGGTCGCTATCTGTTCGAATTTCGTGAAGAATTTGCTGACCTGCCGCTGCCTGAGCTGGTTCATGTCGCCACCCCCAGCTACTCGGGCACGCACATGGAAGGCTGGCACGCGGCGGTGCGCTCCCTGGCCGATCAGGTCGTCAAGGAGCGGGGGACGCCCCACGACGGCGTGAACCTGCTGCCCGGCTTCCTGTCTCCGGCGGATTACCGCTTCTTGCGCGAACTTGGCGAACGGTCCGGCGTGCGTTTTACCATGCTCCCCGACCTGTCGAGGACCATGGATGGCGTGATCTGGGACGATTATCACTCCCTGCCCGACGGCGGCACGCCCGTGGCCGATATCCGGGCCATGGGCGGTGCGGCCGGGACCATCGAGTTCGGCATGTCCGGAGGCCTGACGGAGTCGGCTTCCGCAGTGCTGGAGCGCAAATTCGGCGTTCCGGCCCGCAAGACCATGATCCCCATCGGCCTGAGAGCCACGGACGCCTTCATGGACACCCTGAGCGAGTTTGCGGGTTGCGACATGCCTGAGAAGGACGCCTTCGACCGAGGCAGGCTGCTGGATGCCATGGTCGACGGTCACAAGTACATTTTCGGCAAGCGCGCCGTGGTTTACGGCGAAGAGGATTTCGTCATCGCCATGTGCTCCTTTCTGGGCGAGATCGGCATCCAGCCGGTCCTGGCCGCCACCGGCACCCAGGGCGAGCGCTTCGGCGAAGCGGTGATCGATGCGCTCGGCGATGTCTGCGTGACCATGCCCGTGATCAGGAGCGGTGCCGATTTCAAGGATATCGAGGAAGAGGCCGCCGACCTGGCTCCCGATCTGCTGGTCGGCCACAGCAAGGGCTACAAGATGGCCCGGGCGTCAAACATTCCGCTCATCCGGGTCGGTTTCCCCATCCATGACCGCTTTGGCGGACAGCGGATCCTGCATGTCGGTTACGAAGGCGCGCTGTCCCTCTACGACATGCTGGTAAATGCGGTTTTGGAGAAGAGCCAGGACGAATGCCCGGTTGGGTATGGGTATTTGTAG
- a CDS encoding nitrogenase iron-molybdenum cofactor biosynthesis protein NifE, whose translation MNKTILEERKSQMHRIGEEPFAMACNRPSLAGAVSQRACVFCGSRVVLYPIADALHLVHGPIGCATYTWDIRGAISSGPQLHRLSFSTDLQEMDVIFGGEKKLEASLRELISLHNPRAAFVYSTCIVGLIGDDLEAVCRRVSEDTGITVLPVMSEGFKGNKREGYAAACKAMFRLVGTGDTKGISPKSVNILGDFNLAGETWIVREYFKKMGVETVANITGDGRVDDIRRCHGAALNLVQCSGATMELAKMMEEKYGIPYQRVSYLGVEDMADSLYKVADFFADQDPEIKAKTVALVREELSVLMPKLAELRRDLEGKKVAMYVGGSFKAFSLVKAFRHLGMSVVVVGSQTGTEEDYKELAAISDPGTIIVDDTNPLELAQFIKEKDVDVFVGGVKERPIAYKLGVGFCDHNHERKIALEGFIGMYNFAREIHASVMSPIWRFMPRRSATRPAGTNRVTCTTKEAVNG comes from the coding sequence ATGAACAAGACCATACTCGAAGAACGGAAAAGCCAGATGCACCGCATCGGCGAAGAACCTTTCGCCATGGCGTGCAACCGCCCCAGCCTGGCCGGCGCGGTCAGCCAGCGGGCCTGCGTGTTTTGCGGTTCACGGGTGGTGCTCTACCCCATCGCCGACGCCCTGCATCTCGTGCACGGGCCCATCGGTTGCGCCACCTATACCTGGGACATCCGGGGGGCCATCTCTTCAGGCCCGCAGCTGCATCGCCTGAGCTTTTCCACGGACCTGCAGGAAATGGACGTCATCTTCGGCGGCGAGAAGAAGCTCGAAGCCTCCCTGCGCGAGCTCATCAGCCTGCACAATCCCAGGGCCGCCTTCGTCTATTCGACCTGCATCGTCGGCCTCATCGGTGACGATCTGGAGGCCGTGTGCCGCCGTGTCTCCGAGGACACGGGCATCACGGTCCTGCCGGTCATGAGCGAAGGCTTCAAGGGCAACAAGCGCGAAGGATACGCCGCCGCCTGCAAGGCCATGTTCCGGCTTGTGGGCACGGGCGACACCAAGGGCATCTCGCCCAAGAGCGTGAACATCCTCGGAGACTTCAACCTGGCGGGTGAAACATGGATAGTGCGCGAATATTTCAAGAAAATGGGGGTCGAGACCGTGGCCAACATCACCGGCGATGGGCGGGTGGACGACATACGGCGCTGTCATGGCGCCGCGCTCAATCTGGTGCAGTGCTCCGGTGCGACCATGGAACTCGCCAAGATGATGGAGGAGAAATACGGCATTCCCTACCAGCGGGTATCCTACCTTGGCGTGGAGGACATGGCCGATTCACTCTACAAGGTGGCCGATTTTTTTGCGGACCAGGACCCGGAAATAAAGGCCAAGACCGTGGCTCTGGTGCGCGAGGAGCTCTCCGTGCTGATGCCGAAGCTGGCCGAGCTGCGCCGCGATCTCGAAGGCAAGAAGGTGGCCATGTATGTGGGCGGATCCTTCAAGGCCTTCTCGCTGGTCAAGGCCTTCAGGCATCTGGGCATGTCGGTGGTCGTAGTCGGCTCCCAGACCGGGACCGAGGAAGACTACAAGGAGCTGGCCGCCATCTCCGATCCCGGGACCATCATCGTCGATGACACCAACCCCCTCGAACTGGCCCAGTTCATAAAAGAGAAGGATGTGGACGTGTTTGTCGGCGGAGTCAAGGAACGGCCCATTGCCTACAAGCTGGGCGTCGGCTTCTGCGATCACAATCACGAGCGCAAGATTGCGCTGGAAGGCTTCATCGGCATGTACAATTTCGCAAGGGAGATCCACGCCTCGGTCATGAGCCCGATCTGGCGCTTCATGCCCCGGCGGAGCGCGACGCGCCCGGCCGGAACCAATCGCGTGACCTGTACCACCAAGGAGGCCGTCAATGGCTAA
- a CDS encoding ferredoxin, with protein sequence MAIPEKQILVCQSFRVGGDPKGVCFKQTDGFLQYMEEEILARGLDILITATGCMKLCEKGPIMVVQPDNWWFGGVNSEEAIDAILDGIEAGEPCAEYHLG encoded by the coding sequence ATGGCCATTCCCGAAAAACAGATTCTCGTTTGCCAGAGCTTTCGCGTCGGGGGAGACCCCAAGGGCGTCTGCTTCAAGCAGACCGACGGTTTTTTGCAGTACATGGAAGAAGAGATCCTGGCTCGCGGCCTCGACATCCTGATCACGGCCACGGGCTGCATGAAGCTGTGCGAAAAGGGCCCGATCATGGTCGTCCAGCCCGACAACTGGTGGTTCGGCGGCGTGAACAGCGAAGAGGCCATCGACGCCATCCTGGACGGGATCGAAGCGGGCGAACCCTGCGCCGAATACCATCTGGGCTAG
- the nifB gene encoding nitrogenase cofactor biosynthesis protein NifB produces the protein MSEAKDRSKHPCFNKETSGSCGRVHLPVAPGCNIQCNYCNRKYDCVNESRPGVTSAILPPDKAVEYLDEVLKKEPRITVVGIAGPGDPMAEAKRTIETIERINKKYPDMLYCLSSNGLALPEHVDRLAELGVTHMTVTMNAVDPEIGAKIYSWVRVGKVVYRGVEGAKILLERQLESIRLLKAKGITVKVNSIIIPGVNDHHLVEVARVAAELGADIQNLIPLHPTADTPFAAVEEPTKQLIHELRAKGGELVPQMTHCKRCRADAVGLLCSDRSSELIPALNKLACGSSKDVKPYVAVATREGMLVNMHLGEAPGFQIWTPHGKGARMMEERQAPDVGCGPDRWHRLADILHDCSLVLVEAAGKQPRQVLGEHGITVLECTGLISDIVTEHYQGGDIMRYKTRNHKAGCAGMGGGCG, from the coding sequence ATGTCCGAAGCAAAAGACAGATCAAAGCATCCCTGTTTCAATAAAGAGACTTCCGGATCCTGTGGCCGGGTGCATCTGCCCGTGGCCCCCGGCTGCAATATCCAGTGCAACTACTGCAACCGCAAATACGACTGCGTGAACGAGTCCCGGCCGGGCGTCACCAGCGCGATCCTGCCTCCGGACAAGGCCGTGGAGTACCTGGATGAGGTCCTCAAAAAAGAGCCGCGCATCACTGTGGTCGGCATCGCCGGACCCGGCGATCCCATGGCCGAGGCCAAACGCACAATAGAAACCATCGAACGCATCAACAAGAAATATCCGGACATGCTCTACTGCCTGTCCTCCAACGGGCTGGCCCTGCCCGAACATGTGGACCGTCTGGCCGAGCTGGGTGTTACCCACATGACCGTGACCATGAACGCCGTGGATCCTGAAATCGGCGCAAAGATCTATTCCTGGGTGCGGGTCGGAAAGGTGGTTTACAGGGGCGTTGAGGGGGCAAAAATCCTTCTGGAGCGCCAACTCGAATCCATCCGTCTTTTGAAGGCAAAGGGCATCACCGTGAAGGTGAACAGCATCATCATTCCCGGCGTGAACGATCATCACCTGGTCGAGGTGGCCAGGGTGGCGGCGGAACTTGGCGCGGACATCCAGAATCTCATCCCGTTGCACCCGACGGCGGATACCCCTTTTGCCGCTGTGGAAGAGCCGACCAAACAGCTCATTCATGAACTGCGGGCCAAGGGCGGGGAGCTGGTGCCGCAGATGACCCATTGCAAGCGCTGCCGGGCCGATGCCGTGGGGCTCCTGTGTTCGGACCGCTCCAGCGAGCTGATTCCGGCCCTGAATAAACTGGCATGCGGCTCCTCTAAGGACGTCAAGCCTTATGTGGCCGTGGCCACGCGGGAGGGGATGCTTGTCAACATGCACCTTGGCGAGGCTCCGGGCTTTCAGATCTGGACGCCTCACGGCAAGGGTGCGCGCATGATGGAGGAGCGGCAGGCTCCGGATGTTGGCTGTGGCCCGGATCGCTGGCACAGGCTTGCCGACATCCTGCATGACTGTTCCCTGGTCCTGGTCGAAGCGGCGGGCAAGCAGCCCCGGCAGGTTTTGGGCGAGCACGGGATCACGGTGCTCGAATGTACGGGCTTGATCTCAGACATCGTGACGGAACATTATCAGGGGGGAGACATCATGCGCTACAAGACGCGAAATCATAAGGCAGGATGTGCAGGCATGGGTGGCGGCTGCGGATGA
- the nifK gene encoding nitrogenase molybdenum-iron protein subunit beta gives MLLRHTPKEIKERSALAINPAKTCQPIGAMYAALGIHGCLPHSHGSQGCCAYHRSSLTRHYKEPVSAATSSFTEGASVFGGGANLVSAIENIFTVYEPDVIAVHTTCLSETIGDDLPQMTDKAKKSGKVPEGKHVIYANTPSYVGSHVTGFSNMVKGMAKGFAVNTGKKNGRVNIIPGWVEPSDMDEVRRMATLMGLDIILFPDTSGVLNGALTGEYKMFPDGGTPVADLVASGDAIGTLALGEWCSADAARWLDTQCKVPCTVLDMPFGLKATDRFIDTLRKVAGVSVPDTIAFERGQLVDLISDMHQYFHGKKVALVGDPDQVIALTEFLASIDMKPVHIVTGTPGNKFEKRIEEITAEAGYKANVKAGGDMFLLHQWIKNEPVDLIIGNSYCKYIARDEDIPFLRFGFPIYDRVGHQYFPTVGYKGGLHMLTRILDLLLTRSDRDETEEKFELVY, from the coding sequence TTCACGGATGCCTGCCGCATTCCCACGGTTCCCAGGGCTGCTGCGCCTACCACCGCAGCTCCCTGACCCGGCACTACAAGGAGCCTGTTTCGGCCGCCACCAGTTCCTTCACCGAAGGTGCTTCGGTCTTTGGCGGCGGTGCGAACCTGGTCTCGGCCATCGAGAACATCTTCACCGTCTACGAACCCGATGTCATCGCCGTGCACACCACCTGCCTGTCCGAGACCATCGGCGACGACCTGCCGCAGATGACAGACAAGGCCAAAAAGAGTGGCAAGGTGCCTGAGGGCAAGCACGTGATCTACGCCAACACGCCCAGCTACGTCGGCTCGCACGTCACCGGCTTCTCCAACATGGTCAAGGGCATGGCCAAGGGCTTTGCCGTGAACACCGGCAAGAAGAACGGCCGCGTGAACATCATCCCCGGCTGGGTCGAACCTTCGGACATGGATGAAGTCAGACGCATGGCCACCCTCATGGGCCTTGACATCATCCTCTTCCCGGACACTTCCGGCGTGCTGAACGGCGCTCTGACCGGCGAATACAAGATGTTCCCCGACGGCGGCACTCCGGTCGCCGACCTTGTTGCTTCAGGCGACGCCATCGGCACTTTGGCCCTTGGCGAATGGTGCTCGGCCGACGCTGCACGCTGGCTCGACACCCAGTGCAAGGTGCCCTGCACCGTGCTCGACATGCCGTTTGGCCTCAAGGCCACGGACCGCTTCATCGACACCCTGCGCAAGGTCGCGGGCGTCAGCGTGCCCGATACCATCGCGTTTGAGCGCGGTCAGCTGGTCGATCTGATCTCCGACATGCACCAGTACTTCCACGGCAAGAAAGTGGCCCTGGTCGGCGATCCGGATCAGGTCATCGCCCTGACCGAGTTCCTGGCTTCCATCGACATGAAGCCCGTGCACATCGTTACCGGAACCCCCGGCAACAAGTTCGAGAAGCGCATCGAGGAGATCACGGCCGAGGCCGGTTACAAGGCCAACGTCAAGGCCGGGGGGGACATGTTCCTCCTGCACCAGTGGATCAAGAACGAGCCCGTGGATCTGATCATCGGCAACTCCTACTGCAAGTACATCGCCCGCGACGAGGACATCCCGTTCCTGCGCTTCGGGTTCCCCATCTACGATCGCGTCGGACATCAGTATTTTCCGACAGTCGGGTACAAGGGCGGGTTGCACATGCTGACCAGGATTCTCGATCTCCTGCTGACCCGCTCGGATCGTGATGAAACGGAAGAGAAGTTTGAACTTGTCTATTAG
- a CDS encoding D-alanyl-D-alanine carboxypeptidase, with the protein MTKKCTSRFLILVVIYALISGLAGIGFSAFASSGSHVFRATVVPRPEAVSPVGQTPDQPEPTKASPSASQPPSKKKAATAKTRTAEPKSETAGQASKAPSKPAAQSKAADAKTGKPAADKAGPAKQAARPGTSKDLLLNAQAALLINMSTGEIYYEHNPDKAIAPASITKLLTLYIIREALAQGKLSTSTPIPVSAEAVKTGGSRMRLKRNEKVPLGELIKGISVVSANNACVAVAEYFGKGDPSKFVAQMNAKAKKIGMVNSRFKNPNGLPASGQLSTARDIAKLSVAYLRTFPESLKVHSMTTHTFHGATHRNANTLLRTYKGVDGLKTGFVCDAGYNITATAKRGKTRLVAVVLGAQNSAVRQRETAKLLDYGFRRAAKAEKIAQKASVPAKKPEV; encoded by the coding sequence ATGACGAAAAAATGCACTTCACGATTTTTGATCCTCGTGGTCATATATGCCCTGATCAGCGGATTGGCTGGAATCGGTTTTTCCGCTTTTGCGTCTTCCGGGTCGCACGTCTTCCGGGCCACCGTGGTGCCCAGGCCCGAGGCCGTCAGCCCCGTCGGCCAGACTCCGGATCAGCCGGAACCCACCAAGGCCTCTCCGTCCGCTTCGCAACCGCCATCCAAGAAAAAGGCAGCTACAGCAAAAACCAGGACGGCCGAGCCCAAGTCCGAAACGGCAGGGCAGGCCTCAAAGGCCCCTTCCAAGCCGGCCGCCCAGTCCAAGGCTGCGGATGCCAAAACCGGGAAGCCCGCCGCGGACAAGGCCGGACCAGCCAAACAGGCCGCAAGGCCCGGTACCTCCAAGGACCTGCTCCTGAATGCGCAGGCAGCATTGCTGATCAACATGTCCACCGGAGAGATCTATTACGAGCACAACCCGGACAAGGCCATTGCCCCGGCTTCCATTACCAAGCTCCTGACATTGTACATCATTCGCGAAGCCCTGGCCCAGGGAAAGCTTTCGACGTCGACTCCCATTCCCGTCAGTGCAGAGGCCGTCAAAACAGGCGGGTCGCGCATGCGCCTCAAACGTAATGAAAAGGTCCCGCTGGGTGAGCTCATCAAGGGGATCAGCGTGGTCTCGGCCAACAACGCCTGCGTGGCCGTGGCCGAATATTTCGGCAAGGGCGATCCTTCCAAGTTCGTGGCGCAGATGAACGCAAAAGCCAAGAAGATCGGCATGGTCAACAGCCGCTTCAAGAATCCCAACGGCCTGCCCGCATCGGGCCAGCTCTCCACCGCCCGGGATATCGCCAAGCTGTCCGTGGCCTATTTGCGCACGTTTCCCGAATCGCTGAAGGTGCACTCCATGACAACTCATACCTTTCACGGTGCGACGCATCGCAACGCCAACACGCTTTTGCGCACATACAAGGGCGTGGATGGACTCAAGACCGGCTTTGTCTGTGATGCTGGCTACAACATCACGGCCACAGCCAAGCGCGGCAAGACGCGGCTTGTGGCCGTGGTGCTCGGCGCACAGAATTCCGCAGTGCGTCAGCGGGAGACGGCCAAGCTGCTTGATTACGGATTCCGGCGCGCAGCCAAGGCCGAGAAAATCGCCCAAAAGGCATCCGTCCCGGCCAAGAAGCCTGAAGTCTGA